The Elaeis guineensis isolate ETL-2024a chromosome 11, EG11, whole genome shotgun sequence genomic interval CCCAAAGTGGCTAATGAAGTCTAGATAAGGAAAATATCACCCAAAAATGGACAAGGTGCCACTGCAGTAAATTCAATGGGGTTATTATGACATTGAAAATTAACTGACACCTAATTTTTACCTTTAGATTCCTCGAAAATCATGTAACTATTAATTGGCACGGATAGCCTATATTTTGATTTCCTCATTAGTAATATGAGACCTAGTCAAGTTTATAAGGGATTTCCAGGAGACTTAAGCATTGTAAAGGCCCTTGGAACTTACAAAATACCAACGTATGGTATAGGCCATGCAAGAGACCTGTAATGAGGCTATGGTTAAGAAAAGTACTTGGTCAGAGGCTATGCTCCTTCAATCAAATTCAGATAAAGATATTGGTCTGAGACTGGAATTCTTATATCAAAGCCTTTTGAAGCCAAAGGTTCAAAGCTAAATTTTTGGCAGATTATGTTACCTGAACCATCACGAGTCATAACCATATCAAAGAATCTGTGTTAGATCTTACCGATGAGTCAGATATGTACTAGACACTAAATACTCAATGAACTCTTTTGTTGTATATTTCACTAAATGGTAGAGCCAAGCCAACACCCTTTATTAATTATTTGACCCACAAAAATGACATCAGAAACAAGCTTTTGTTCCTTTGAGAGATTGTACATCTCACAAATTCGTAAAAGACTCGGGCCATTTCACAAAAAATGTCATGTATCTTATATTCTTAAACTAATTTAATAGTTTGACTAAGAAATCTGTTTGTTGAAACTTGAAAATCATATTCTAATGTTTCCTTTTTGATAGTattgaaaatataatttatttaacttttttcCTGCATGTCTTCATATTCCCTCTGTGTCTTCTTCGTAAGATGCTTGCATATGTATATGGACCTCATTCTCACATTCATGTCCCCATAACACTGTTACAAATAAGAGGGATGACACCTAATGTTTGTCTTATCTTCAAGACTATACCTTTCTTTACAACATTCATtttgcttttgcaatctttcatTTTAATTCACATTCCTGCTTTCTGTATTTGATTATACTTTACTGTTTACATACTCTATATGTTATGGGCTAAGGGACTTCATACATCCACATATACGATTGAAGTTTCTTTCATATCTCTGAAAACAAACCCAAATGTTACAGTTTGAATCGGAGTTAAAACAAAACTTGAGCTAGTTTCAGAGATTTGGTTGTAAGTTTGTAACTAGTTTGCGAGGCCAAACAAGGAGTAAATGGTTTGTGAGGCCAAATGAGTTGTATACATGGGCAATGTTACTTCTTTTTTTCTATCTACCTCTCATTTTTTTTCCAAAACATCAGAAAGCATTTTCTCTACACCAAACATAGATTTCATGTCTTTTCAGAAGATCTGGACGAAAGCACAATAGAATgatatgaataaaaatcaaaattactTGGCCAGAGGCTTAGGTAGCACGCAAATATTTTCTCGAGGGCTGAGACAAATCACATACCCAGTTAGAAGCTGCTTCTAATTTCATAAGTCTAATTTAAGCAATATAACATAATCCTTCCAATTGTGTGCCCATGTAGTGCAAGGTACTACATTCAATCTCTATAACCTTGTTAGGTCCCCAATCAGATCTACTTTTCACATCAGACAAGCCTAAAGGACTTCTCCAAATTCTAACTCCAACAAAGgaatgatagaaaggagtagcctCTTTGAGTAAAGCAAGTCATTctagttaaaaatcaaaacaggGGCATTTGCAATAGTAGGTTCTCCATGCATGTATCTACATATAATATATGCATTCTTATATTCATATGTGCTCCAAGAACGATTTATTGAAAATGGTCATAATCATATAGAGATATTCTTATTGCTGGATTGTGCAGCCTGAAACAGCAGAACTCAAATAGTGGTGAAGAATAACAAAACCTACTTTATCAATGTAAACTTTCGTGGCATTACGATTTGAGAAATGAGAGATTATGAGACTAACCGAGAATGCATGTGTGATATGTACACAAAACTCAACAGCAATTCCTATTGACATGACAAGGTTTACAACAGAAACTGCATTCAGTTGGATCTCCAGGATAGCCATAACTCCCTGCCAGGATGGGACATGTAAGCATTTGGAAAAAACTAAAACATTTACAGTATATATCATCataacaagcaaagggttagaaATCAAGAGCCAAATGATTTTATAGTAGATGTGGTAGGGGGTCATAAAGTATATGTGAAAACCTCTCTTTCAGATGTCTGTATGTGGTATATTACATTTCATGATATGCTACAGATACAAAGTAGAAACAGAAGGCACCTTTTGGACGTAATCCAAAAGGGAAGTAGAACTAAATTTTCATAACAAAAGAAAGATCCATAATATGTCAAGTTTGATGGAGCTCTTCACAGGGAATCAGGTATATTCTTTTGACAAATTTTAAGTTTTCCCCTGCTTTCATTGATACGACAGGTGATACAGTCTGGCCATGTGATCAGTCAATCACCTGACGTTAAAGATGAGGAAAATCATTTAAATAAAGTGAAACACCATCTAGGAATTATAAATGTATAACAGTCATACTGCAAAGAAAAGGTGAGGAACATGTCAACAGGACAGAAGGATAAGACATAAGAATACAAATATGTTGACATTTTCCTTGAATAGCAGTGTGTGACTgactaaaaatatgaaatatcttccTCCTGATCAACTGAACAAAGATCACATCTCAACCACCATAGGGAACAAGTTTGGTCGAGACTTTTCAGTCATCTAAGCAGCTCAATGTTTCAcaaacaagtatcaattttttaaaaataattatcctCCAACCTAGACCTGTTACAggaaaataattatatgatctttagTTTGGAAATGAAAGTCCCTGGCCTATAAACTATACCCAACATAATCATTTTATATTACTTCATTTACCTGAATGAGCCCCACAACTGCCCATTAATAAGTCGTGCAGGCTGCTACATGGCCTAATAGAGGGGCTAATTTTTACCATTGTAAGCACTAATAAGTCCATTTTGGAAGTAATTTGATGCATTAAACCTTAACCATAGATCAGTTGAGTCATGTTTACTATATCCGCATCACCAGCATCACTCCTTTGATATTTATAAAGTCAACTTAAAGTCAACGATACATCACACAGGCAACCGGATTAGTTGCTGTTGATGATACATCTATTTGACAACCATTGTGGTAATTCAACTCTTGTTTCAGTCATACACCATCATAAGAACCAATGCCTTAAACACCTTGGACTTTTAAAGCTTAACAAATATATGGTACAAGCAGTTACATTTTGTCTAACCAAAACATGTTCCTGATTCCTTCAAAAATCATTGAAATATTacttggccaggtcagtcaatcaGATCCAAAGGCTGTGCAGAATCAAGGCAAGATAAGGTTAAAGAAAACTTCATTATTGCCCTATTATGGAAAGTTGCACTGTATACAGACTCGGCCTGTGGCATGACTAAGTTCTTATAATATCTGGGTTTTCACCAAAGTGCAATCATAAACTTCTGTTCCCATGCCCACTTAGAATTGCCAGGTATAATCGAGACAAACAGTCATATATTTTCTGTGAGTAAAGGTCTGCACAATTTGCTAAGTTAGCATGTTGTAAGTAAAAACTGCCAATATATAATGTATATGTTTTCATGTAGGAAATGAAGTTCACCATGTTAGAGATCCTAACATTAAGCACACAAAAAGATTCTTGTTGGACCCATAAATAACCTAAGTTGAACTCTTACACTCACTTCCCTATGGAGTAACAGACATAAGCATAACTAATGTGGATGTCATCTAGGAGAATGAACCAACAATAAAGGGAACCAGAAAGAAATTTCATATCTGAAATGTACAAAATGTAAATATATTTCCGATTTTCTGTATTGAAAAACTGCTATCAGGAACAAAAATTTGCTCTTGATGGCAATTGTTTCCATGATATGAGGTGATTAATCAAgtccaaaaaaaggaaaaaagtgtTCTAGACAGAACAGAAATAAATCTGAAAGCAGTCATATTGATTATTCATCACCAAAACTGATCacatcctcttctttttctttcttttatagcACGATAAGACTTGATAACTAGGGAACATTTTAAACTTTCTCCCTAAGaaagaaataatgaaaaaaaacaaATAAGACCCTTCAAACATTTCCTAGCAAGACATGGTAGAAGACTTACTAAAATGGAAAAAAATGTATTTCTAGCGTACAAACAAAAAAgaaattcatcatcatcatcttttcAAAACAAAAGCTTCATGACTATGGAACTTCACAACTCAACCTTGATCCAAAGACTCACAAACAATAAAGTTCTATAAAACAAGACACTAGAATCCCTTAGAAAAGAGCCTTGAATTTGCATcagaaaaattgaaagaagaaagcaaaaaccGTTAAAATTACATCAGCCAAGGTTCACTGGCTGGTGTACACCACCCTATACTAAGCACATCATACTATACTAGTACCAAACCAATACTTGTATGCCAAACAAACCCTCATACCACGTGTATCAACACTAATAACCAACATCATACTTGCGAGGACCCCCAGAGGGGCATATTTACTCCCACATCAGCTATGCATTGGGTAGATTTTGGATACTTACACACGGCCAAAGACTCCAAGTAACACCTTCCAGCAAGCCTTCTTACATGAGGTCCCATGTTGTGACAAATGATACCGAAGTGGACAGCCTATGGCCTATGTAGACCAAGAGAAGCTGCAACATAAACCCATTTGGGCAGACCACAAGCTGATTGTAGTGTTTGTGATTGGATTTATGGTATTGGTGAAAGGATTTGGATTCTAAGCTTAGCAATGATGCCAAGGCTTAACTGGGGGGAGTAGGTGAGGACCCATGTTTGGTTATATATCGGCTATACACTGGATAgattttggatatttatataaTGCTAAGAAACCCAAATAATACTTCTTGGCTAGCCTTATTGGTGAGGTCTTGGGTTGTGATAGTACTGGTATGGGTTCCAGTACTAAGGTTTGAACCTTAACATAAACACTACCAACCTACTTTATTGAAGAATATGGTGAAATATTGAATAGAACCCCTTAAAAAAGATATCCAAATGTCACATCATATAGCACTCTTTAGCAAAGAAACTTGTTTTTGTTCCACCACTATCCAAGATCTTAAATCCCATGAGGTGGAGATGTCTCGATTTCTCCATGGAATGGGACAACCAACTGTCTAGTCCCCTCCCAGCAGCAGTCCCAGTCATGCATCACAATAGATATCCTCTAtctctcttccctttcttttctttctttctttttttatcttttcttttctttcttttcttctacctttctttctttcttttcctctttctttcattttcttctcccttcttttcttttttcatttttattcttctttccctTTACTTattccttttcttcatctttccttcctttttgtCTTTCCTTTTCTACTTCTCTCCCTAAGTGAATGGGTTTCAAAGTCCCGAATCCATCCAAGTCCTATTTTCTCAAAGAAACGGAATGGGGTGGTCGAGACGCCCCCCATCCCACTTGAATGTAAAACCTTGCCACTCTCAAGGGCTTATTTTattccaaatatctatccattgCCCAAACCAGTGTTGCCTAGGTTATAATATGTTCATTGTTGCAAATCTATCATGTATCAACACAGTAGATCCTTATGATGTATTATAGCCTACAAAGCAAATACTTAtccaattaaattatgttagaaaATCCATAGGTATACTACCAAGCAGCAAGTGTCTACATGCACTTGATGGATCATACTGATATATAACTTACCACATTTATTAAGCCAAGCTATTTTCTTCTCAAAGAAACTACAACATCATTTTTTATCTACTAATGTTAAAAATGTGCTAAACATGTGTTCTAATGATTTAGCTTTGCCCATCACATGATTGTGTTTCAGATGTCAACAAACAAGTGGACTAATCTGCGACCTAATTACAATTCCTTTTTCAAATTCATTGATTGATTCGAGCATTCTCTCATGCTTGCTTGCTGCATGCATGCTTGCTATTTTTAGCTTACTGGCCCAATATAAAGTATATAGATCCAAACATCTTTCTCGTTGCcccaaaaatagaaaaagaaagaaaaaattttcaaggTGATATCAAACAACTAGATCACTAACAAAGAAGGAACCTGACATTGGCAAGCTATTTCCTCATGAAACAATCAAACCTCGCCTTTCCACACTAACTCCCAtcctaatataataataataactatCAAACCAAGTGATTGCTGAACCAACCCAAATTGGGTGTTTCGAAAATCACTAGGTTCAATAAGACAATCATCGGTTTTAACTCGCTTCATTTATAAAACCATTGATTATAACTCCTGATGGTTCAAGCCCTTCCTGCTAGTCTTGCAATGCTACAAGAGCATCCCCCTTACCCCATTTGAGGATTAAAAGAGTATTGGACATTGCACATCATTCCCTCTCGACCTAGTAAGGCCTCAACCCTCCCTTGTCctccctccccctctccctcttTATTGCTCCACCAGGGTTTGGGTTTGGCTTTAGCCCTCAaccctccctcttctctcccttcctccctctctctcttcctcttttcttttctccctctCCCTATTTTCGATATGCCCTAGAATAGCATGATACGGACCCATACCATTCCCTAATCGATCGTCAGATGGTATGACATCCGGTACCAGTTTAGTGAACCTTAATCAAACCCATCCCAATTATTTGATGTCAACTTTTTTGAATTTTCAGTTGCCAAGTCCTATTTAAGGCAATGTTTATGACTTTATGTCATCTCAAACTTTTCATATTATTGAGGGATATTTCCTCTTTGGGCCAAAGACATGGGCTGATGGCTAGATATGACTTGATGGACACCATAGTGTGATCTGATCTTAACTTAGGCCCGTGATGATCCTCGAGCCTCGACAACCATCCTAAGCGGAACCCCTAAGATCGGCCATTCCTAACTTCACCATCAGACTTACTTCTGTCTCCACAGTGACCGACATTTAACACCTAAACATCTGCAGATAGCAGAACATCCAGACACGCTAAGTTCTGACTTCGGCTGTAGGCATGCATCAGTCTCCACCAGGGttcgccgtaccgggccgaaccgcccggtacggggCGTATCGAGCCGGACCGGTGCTCAAACGGTCCGGTTCGGACCTTTTTTTCGAGAAACACCCCAAACCGGTACCGAACCGAACGAGCGGTTCGGTCCAGTTCGCTTCCATACCATCCAAAACCAGACGGTATTGTGCGTTTCGGTCCGATTCGgtgtgaaccgaaccgtaccgacaGTCCCATGTGCCAAAAGTGAGGAGGGGTGGGGTCGGAGACCACATGCATAAAAGAACCCTGGTTTGGACTTTCGAGTTCTCTGAGAtgtctcagagaactcccgagggtccgaaggtctcaacgaaaccgttgagacctccgaaaaattagaaaaaaaggaaaactccgtcaaattgcaggagtggttcgaggagaggctgatctttggccggAGGTAATATTATgtgttattttcttagtaaatattttttttatttttgttgttaaaaataggataagaatgagaaagaatgaaaataagagaaaattataccaaaatcttgtgattttgggatgatttaattatatgtgatagatctttggaagatctacacgacgacaccaaaattattaattttcgttaattatatattttttaaatatttttaaatatttatttatttaaaaatttaaaaaaaataaattttaggaaaaaaaatcagagattgggaatcatgtttagaatgattcaaactacttaaatctaatttctatttttttttcaaatatttgcaattaaaaaattattttttttaattatttaaattttaaaatttaattataaaataaaaaatatataaaaatagtgttatattttagttaatttaaaaatattatttgaagcatataacatatttattttaaatttataagttttaaaataattattaaaattattttaaaattatatataattattttaattatcgttaaactatcgtgttttgttatacttgcatatatttataaaaaaaaatttagagcatgacgttcgttcattttaattaatcagctattttattgaatatatttatttatataaaaattattaaaaaataaaaaaataaaaaatcagtgttagttttgaaattgggaataatatttagaatgattcaaaataattgaaatatttgaatctaacttgagatttgttttaaattttttttgtaaatatttaaatagtaaaaaatattatcaaataaaaaatatatgtaattagtgttatattacaggtaattcgaaataattagtattttgttatatatgcagaaatgagtaagaagaaagatcaagagtgtgacatcggttgggatcatggcgagatgctctcggctcggcatcattggagatgcaaatggtgcaacacagagttcaagggagGAGTGACTAAGTTGAAGCAGCATCTagctggtggttatcctgatgtgtcgATGTGTCGGAAATATCCGCAAGAGAtccgacaattgatgaaaaaatactttgctgattcgaaagcagcgaaggaaagggcaaagcagaaaaagaccgaagtagaccgtcgagctgcagagccaccttcttatcactctagagagtcagaggaggcttctgctccagatgatgaggcacagattgaggctgccattcatGCGCGCTTAGCGGATCAGTACCAGCAGGAGGAGATGGTCCGGTACAGAGACCGATtcggaccatcatgctacgaatcaagatctggatcagcgactggtaggggagaattcgagttcaggaggactacctcagtcagagagcctggtggtagagggagcagacgcagcatgtcttctttgttgggagcttttggcagtagaaggagatcctccagagatattccagcaggagccagcattcaggatttggatccacatgctttgcccAGCAAGGATTAAAAGCAGTagagaattgacagtatgctgaaaaaagataagaaaaaagatatGTAGCGAGCTATTGAATCATGATTTTATTTCAaccatattccagcaaatgcagcagccaatccttactaccgatctgctatttcagccatagaggctgccggccagggtgtagatcctccaagacctaaggacatctatggtcagcttcttgacagcaataaggaggatctgcagagatggattacttcttacaaaaataaatggcctacatacggtctgacagtgatgtgtgatggttggacaggtcctactaggcggagcatcattaattttttgacatactgtgatggaaaaatatttttttacaaatcaatcgatgcttcagataagatgcacgatgccacatatatccttggtctgatggaggaggtgattgattcagtgggtgagcagcatgtcgtgcaggtcatcacagataacggaccacaatataaggctaccgaagagttgctgatggagcagcgaccgcaAATATACTGActccatgtgctgcacattgcattgatcttatattgatggatatcggaaagattcgcagggtgcagcaggtagtggagattgcccagaccattactagattcatctacaaccacacatgggttctttcattgatgcggacgttACTGGGGGGGAGATCTTACGACCGGGTATCACAcagtttgctaccaactacatagcacttgatagtcttcttcagaagaaaatagccctacgtcagatgtttgtcagtgccgagtggcaggagagcagatatgcgagggccggcactgatggaagtcatgtggagaacttggtgacgagtcagtcattttggcagcgggctgagaagatagtgaaggctattaagcctttatatgaggtgcttcgcgccgtggacagcgagagatacccccagatgggcttcctatattacatgatgaagagggcaaagaaacagatcagtgagaatgatcccaagcatgctcaagaattcattaacattattgagcgccgttgggactatcagatgggcagagatttgcatctagctggtaagtttggattcaagaatgttttaaaatattttttcgaagcatgaaaataaaactgtgcttaatcagtcttgaaatttatctgcagcttattacttgaatccgagatttcagtatactattccggggatagatatggatagcgagcttcttgctgtttttcgcaatgtcatatataagatggtgcccgatccagaaatcgcgtcgttgtgtctgcaagaggtatgctagtttaaaacagatgtaattattcaactgaattcgatctgatatatttataaataataaatatattttatttcagacaaaatagtttagagagggatcagacagttttggagtcccatcagctgtcgtaagcaaaaagcagatgaatccaggtaaattacatatcaataatgagcaatgtagattgatatataattttgcttaataatatcatcaaatttgatatataattttgcttttgtagctgaatggtggattcattttggaacgtcagcagaaaatttgagacatttggctgtccgtattctttctcagacggtctctgctagtggctgtgagcgttATTGGTCCACTTTCGCCCTTATCtacagcaaacagagaaatcgtctgacacaaaaatacctcgacgatcttgtatatgttcactacaatctgagattgaggctaaaatatattcaggaggaagttcagttgaagtacaatgatccgacgctggatgattatgccgacgaggatgacgatccgatcatcggatggcttgcaggtcagcagcaggagccaaagcttgatgagccaggatcccctccacgaccagccagtgtggtggcaagggagatcagggtggatccagggcaatgggcaaaaaaaaatattccacataagGTTCCAGCTGATTAGCCACAGTCTGAGGGGACacaagggactcattcatcacatgactcgctatCCGATACATCTTCCCAGAGATTCGAGCGAGAGATGTATAGACGTTCCTCCCGGCAgccagcaagaaggcatccatcctcccaatcacaggaaactcagtcacagaggggcacaagggggagaaaggaaaagacagttgcacgtgcaccactctcgagagtacaggagcgatctggttcagatacggacaccagggagagtgatgatgatactggtagtagtagccatggatctgatgatcagggagaAACTGGAGGATAGGAGACCACCGTTTATGAGACACAGCCacagggtgatattcgattcaccggtgagtctcagtttacgcatgtcacacagaatagggatcatggtggacgagtcggtagagatcgtgaggagccgatttcatatagacgacgggctcctagaggtcatccagcacatgatgcagctgcggacgatcttgcacgtggagtagggtccatggatgtatctggatcatcctcgcattatggatcctattatccacagccaccttatgatccatatgcatatggtgcatccgaggcatcatcttctagtggttactaccctatgcagcctggagcaactccaggatcagattttgctactggcatatttggatgggctcctccataaccgtaccatcatctcgaggatatttctcagagtcagaattttagcgagaggtctgagatgtcttacaatccagagaggatgccttatgggatgataaatattcgagagtacggtgcagcttggctagagggttggactgatatcccttcagactatgttgatgatccagatatctacgagcgtcacaaacactcgacaagaaattaaatgcagagtacatcttaaggttcgtatatcagttattgcgctttgtacttaaatatttagatatattttaatgcgtattttatatattttttctttagttttaagatgacatagttgaaatataatataaataaatatatgtttgaaattttggatcaagagtctttgtaccgtaatctaactccaaattgaa includes:
- the LOC140852617 gene encoding uncharacterized protein, whose amino-acid sequence is MGSFIDADVTGGEILRPGITQFATNYIALDSLLQKKIALRQMFVSAEWQESRYARAGTDGSHVENLVTSQSFWQRAEKIVKAIKPLYEVLRAVDSERYPQMGFLYYMMKRAKKQISENDPKHAQEFINIIERRWDYQMGRDLHLAAYYLNPRFQYTIPGIDMDSELLAVFRNVIYKMVPDPEIASLCLQEVC